The following are encoded together in the Phaseolus vulgaris cultivar G19833 chromosome 9, P. vulgaris v2.0, whole genome shotgun sequence genome:
- the LOC137822035 gene encoding aldehyde oxidase GLOX-like isoform X2, translating to MTPSLSLHIIPLLIFHILLLAPPSPAEAGNGQWHLLQESIGIVGMHMQLLHNDRVVILDRTDFGFSNLSLPNGRCRNNPNEMVVKTDCTAHSIEYDVAVNKFRSLFVQTNVWCSSGSVSPDGTLVQTGGFNDGDRAVRALTPCRTCDWREVDNGLSARRWYATNHILPDGRQIIIGGRRQFNYEFYPKTQSTAKNTYSLPFLVQTNDASAENNLYPFVFLNVDGNLFIFANNRAILFDYNKNSVVTTYPQIPGGDPRCYPSTGSAVLLPLKNLRESKVEAEVLICGGAPRGAFTDSLSGRFTGALKTCARIKITDPKPSWVMETMPGGRVMSDMVLLPNGDVLIVNGASVGTAGWELGRNPVLNPFLYKPSNRIGSRFELQNPSSIPRMYHSSAVLLRDGRVLVAGSNPHTYYNFTNVMFPTELRLEAFSPAYLEPGFSNVRPTIVSPSSQTKVKYGETLKVGFEVIASLNNDSVSVTMLAPPFATHSFSMNQRLLVLEPQNLSKVGESTYEVEVTAPGSSVLAPPGFYLLFVVHREIPSHGIWVRMEEREYTVWTIKGPDCSLA from the exons ATGACCCCTTCACTTTCCCTCCATATTATTCCTCTCCTCATTTTTCACATCCTCCTCCTAGCACCGCCTTCGCCGGCGGAAGCCGGCAATGGACAGTGGCACCTCCTTCAAGAAAGCATCGGCATTGTCGGCATGCACATGCAGCTCCTCCACAACGACCGCGTCGTCATACTAGACCGCACTGACTTTGGATTCTCCAACCTAAGCCTCCCCAACGGAAGATGCCGCAACAACCCAAATGAGATGGTCGTCAAAACTGACTGCACCGCACACTCCATCGAATACGACGTCGCAGTCAACAAATTCCGCTCCCTCTTCGTCCAAACCAACGTCTGGTGCTCCTCCGGGTCGGTTTCTCCCGACGGAACATTAGTCCAAACCGGTGGATTCAACGACGGAGACCGCGCAGTCAGAGCCCTCACTCCGTGCCGGACGTGCGACTGGCGCGAAGTTGACAACGGACTCTCAGCACGAAGATGGTACGCCACCAATCACATCCTGCCAGATGGACGACAAATAATAATCGGCGGAAGAAGGCAATTCAACTACGAGTTTTACCCCAAGACACAATCCACGGCTAAGAACACTTACAGTTTACCTTTTCTCGTTCAAACAAACGACGCCTCCGCGGAAAATAATCTCTACCCCTTTGTTTTCTTAAACGTCGATGGCAACCTTTTCATCTTCGCAAACAACCGCGCTATCTTATTCGATTACAATAAGAACAGTGTCGTCACAACCTACCCTCAAATACCCGGTGGAGATCCACGGTGCTATCCCAGTACCGGTTCCGCGGTTTTGCTTCCGTTGAAGAATCTTCGAGAATCGAAAGTGGAAGCTGAGGTTTTAATTTGCGGCGGAGCCCCGAGAGGGGCTTTTACGGATTCCCTCTCAGGTCGGTTTACCGGCGCTTTAAAAACGTGCGCTAGGATTAAAATAACCGACCCGAAGCCGAGTTGGGTGATGGAAACCATGCCCGGTGGGAGAGTCATGAGTGACATGGTGTTACTCCCAAACGGCGACGTTTTAATCGTCAATGGAGCTTCAGTAGGGACTGCGGGCTGGGAATTGGGGCGCAACCCGGTATTGAATCCGTTTCTCTATAAACCGAGTAATCGGATCGGATCGAGATTTGAGCTCCAAAACCCGTCCAGTATTCCGCGAATGTACCACTCCAGTGCCGTTTTGCTTCGCGACGGTCGCGTTCTTGTGGCTGGGAGCAATCCTCACACGTATTACAATTTCACCAACGTAATGTTCCCAACGGAATTACGGTTGGAAGCGTTTTCTCCTGCTTATCTTGAGCCCGGATTCTCTAACGTGCGTCCCACAATAGTGTCCCCTTCATCCCAAACAAAAGTGAAGTACGGTGAGACATTGAAGGTTGGATTTGAGGTGATCGCGAGTTTGAATAACGACTCAGTGTCGGTTACGATGTTGGCGCCGCCTTTTGCCACGCACTCGTTCTCCATGAATCAGAGGCTGTTGGTTCTGGAGCCGCAAAATTTGAGCAAGGTTGGGGAATCGACGTACGAGGTTGAAGTTACGGCGCCGGGTTCCAGTGTTCTTGCACCACCGGGTTTCTATCTGCTATTTGTGGTCCATCGAGAAATTCCAAGCCATGGCATTTGGGTTCGAATG GAAGAGAGAGAGTATACTGTATGGACAATAAAGGGCCCAGACTGTAGCTTGGCATAG
- the LOC137822035 gene encoding aldehyde oxidase GLOX-like isoform X1, with translation MTPSLSLHIIPLLIFHILLLAPPSPAEAGNGQWHLLQESIGIVGMHMQLLHNDRVVILDRTDFGFSNLSLPNGRCRNNPNEMVVKTDCTAHSIEYDVAVNKFRSLFVQTNVWCSSGSVSPDGTLVQTGGFNDGDRAVRALTPCRTCDWREVDNGLSARRWYATNHILPDGRQIIIGGRRQFNYEFYPKTQSTAKNTYSLPFLVQTNDASAENNLYPFVFLNVDGNLFIFANNRAILFDYNKNSVVTTYPQIPGGDPRCYPSTGSAVLLPLKNLRESKVEAEVLICGGAPRGAFTDSLSGRFTGALKTCARIKITDPKPSWVMETMPGGRVMSDMVLLPNGDVLIVNGASVGTAGWELGRNPVLNPFLYKPSNRIGSRFELQNPSSIPRMYHSSAVLLRDGRVLVAGSNPHTYYNFTNVMFPTELRLEAFSPAYLEPGFSNVRPTIVSPSSQTKVKYGETLKVGFEVIASLNNDSVSVTMLAPPFATHSFSMNQRLLVLEPQNLSKVGESTYEVEVTAPGSSVLAPPGFYLLFVVHREIPSHGIWVRMTTTGRERVYCMDNKGPRL, from the exons ATGACCCCTTCACTTTCCCTCCATATTATTCCTCTCCTCATTTTTCACATCCTCCTCCTAGCACCGCCTTCGCCGGCGGAAGCCGGCAATGGACAGTGGCACCTCCTTCAAGAAAGCATCGGCATTGTCGGCATGCACATGCAGCTCCTCCACAACGACCGCGTCGTCATACTAGACCGCACTGACTTTGGATTCTCCAACCTAAGCCTCCCCAACGGAAGATGCCGCAACAACCCAAATGAGATGGTCGTCAAAACTGACTGCACCGCACACTCCATCGAATACGACGTCGCAGTCAACAAATTCCGCTCCCTCTTCGTCCAAACCAACGTCTGGTGCTCCTCCGGGTCGGTTTCTCCCGACGGAACATTAGTCCAAACCGGTGGATTCAACGACGGAGACCGCGCAGTCAGAGCCCTCACTCCGTGCCGGACGTGCGACTGGCGCGAAGTTGACAACGGACTCTCAGCACGAAGATGGTACGCCACCAATCACATCCTGCCAGATGGACGACAAATAATAATCGGCGGAAGAAGGCAATTCAACTACGAGTTTTACCCCAAGACACAATCCACGGCTAAGAACACTTACAGTTTACCTTTTCTCGTTCAAACAAACGACGCCTCCGCGGAAAATAATCTCTACCCCTTTGTTTTCTTAAACGTCGATGGCAACCTTTTCATCTTCGCAAACAACCGCGCTATCTTATTCGATTACAATAAGAACAGTGTCGTCACAACCTACCCTCAAATACCCGGTGGAGATCCACGGTGCTATCCCAGTACCGGTTCCGCGGTTTTGCTTCCGTTGAAGAATCTTCGAGAATCGAAAGTGGAAGCTGAGGTTTTAATTTGCGGCGGAGCCCCGAGAGGGGCTTTTACGGATTCCCTCTCAGGTCGGTTTACCGGCGCTTTAAAAACGTGCGCTAGGATTAAAATAACCGACCCGAAGCCGAGTTGGGTGATGGAAACCATGCCCGGTGGGAGAGTCATGAGTGACATGGTGTTACTCCCAAACGGCGACGTTTTAATCGTCAATGGAGCTTCAGTAGGGACTGCGGGCTGGGAATTGGGGCGCAACCCGGTATTGAATCCGTTTCTCTATAAACCGAGTAATCGGATCGGATCGAGATTTGAGCTCCAAAACCCGTCCAGTATTCCGCGAATGTACCACTCCAGTGCCGTTTTGCTTCGCGACGGTCGCGTTCTTGTGGCTGGGAGCAATCCTCACACGTATTACAATTTCACCAACGTAATGTTCCCAACGGAATTACGGTTGGAAGCGTTTTCTCCTGCTTATCTTGAGCCCGGATTCTCTAACGTGCGTCCCACAATAGTGTCCCCTTCATCCCAAACAAAAGTGAAGTACGGTGAGACATTGAAGGTTGGATTTGAGGTGATCGCGAGTTTGAATAACGACTCAGTGTCGGTTACGATGTTGGCGCCGCCTTTTGCCACGCACTCGTTCTCCATGAATCAGAGGCTGTTGGTTCTGGAGCCGCAAAATTTGAGCAAGGTTGGGGAATCGACGTACGAGGTTGAAGTTACGGCGCCGGGTTCCAGTGTTCTTGCACCACCGGGTTTCTATCTGCTATTTGTGGTCCATCGAGAAATTCCAAGCCATGGCATTTGGGTTCGAATG acAACAACAGGAAGAGAGAGAGTATACTGTATGGACAATAAAGGGCCCAGACTGTAG
- the LOC137820642 gene encoding uncharacterized protein, translating to MREQQAPPTTTKDQGPRHFSSIAIPTTTKALEINPDFLTLIRAYQFTAIEHEDPYSHLDTFYELVGTMGFQSGDLENVYMRLFSFSLAGKAKEWLKSLPNQSLTSWKDIEEKFLQRFFPISRYIKAKSEISMFRQGANEVFCDTWERFKMILRKCPNHGFEDISQLSIFLNGLRSDIKMLLDAAAGGTMMTLDVEQATIIIDALASTDYKAQHDGQDLQNKGLLENALLAKNKILTQQIEQLTAQMAKLPQQLYVVHSSQSQSQSIRCDFCGGVHPNGHCFYQNNSPEVEDPSMLERMNKVEDALTKIVSAQDNIVRAQDNSMAMIRSIEIQMRQLTKQISQIVEEQSGQFSVNRQTNSKEHCDNVVAEKEEKDEIEGKRDEKERSEEEKIKKKSENKKRGVFEKDLSYPHSPSKSEKERKFFDKLLPKNYFAGNLKQDSTFERFRKIRSYIEEKNIDLEDRYSVIIQKGLPKKFKDPGSFNLPVSIGALLVANALLDLGASVNIIPLPMLKKIGDLEIKPTKMTLKLADQVTKYPYGVVEDVLVKVDKFIFPVDFVVMDMKEDEEVPLILGRPFMKTARIIVDVDKGELQVRTQDEEGKNVYRRMDHRDIPP from the exons ATGAGAGAACAGCAAGCACCACCTACTACTACCAAGGACCAAGGACCAAgacatttttctagtattgcaatacctACTACTACCAAGGCCTTGGAAATAAATCCCgattttctcactctcatccGTGCCTATCAATTTACAGCAATAGAACATGAGGATCCATATTCacatttggatacattttatgaattggtagGAACAATGGGTTTTCAATCAGGTgatcttgaaaatgtttatatgcgcttgttttctttttcattggcaGGAAAGGCTAAGGAATGGCTCAAATCACTTCCAAATCAGAGCCTCACTAGCTGGAAGGATATAGAGGAAAAAtttttgcaaagattttttccaatttctcgctacatcaaagcaaagtctgaaatCTCTATGTTTAGACAAGGAGCAAATGAAGTCTTTTGTGATACATGGGAAAGATTtaagatgatattgagaaaatgcccaaatcatgggtttgaagatatttcTCAACTGAGCATATTCCTGAATGGTCTTAGATCTGACAtaaagatgctcctagatgctgcagctggtggcacaatgatgacccttgatgtagaacaagcgACAATAATTATTGATGCATTGGCATCAACTGATTATAAAGCCCAACATGATGGACAAGATCTTCAGAATAAAGGGTTGTTAGAAAATGCACTCTTGGCTAAAAATAAGATTCTGACACAGCAGATTGAGCAACTAACtgcacaaatggctaaattgccccaacaattatatgttgttcattCATCTCAAAGCCAAAGTCAGTCAAtcaggtgtgatttttgtggaggtgttcatcctaatggtcactgTTTTTATCAGAACAATTCACCTGAAGTTGAGGATCCATCCATGCTTGAAAGAATGAATAAAGTTGAAGACGCTCTGACAAAGATTGTGAGCGCGCAGGACAATATTGTGAGAGCGCAGGACAATAGCATGGCCATGATTAGGAGTATAGAGATCCAGATGAGACAGCTGACCAAACAAATTTCACAAATTGTGGAGGAACAAAGTGGCCAGTTTTCAGTCAATAGGCAAACCAATTCAAAAGAGCATTGCGATAATGTAGtggctgaaaaagaagaaaaagatgagaTAGAGGGGAAGAGAGATGAGAAAGAGAGAAGTGAGgaggaaaaaataaagaagaaaagtgaaaataagaagagaggagtttttgaaaaagatttatcatatcctcattCTCCTTCAAAAAGcgagaaggaaagaaaattctttgataaattgctccctaaaaattattttgcaggaaatttgaagcaagattcaacatttgaaagatttcgaaagattaggagctatattgaagaaaaaaatatagatcTGGAGGATAGATACAGTGTCATTATTCAAAAAGGCTTGCCTAAAAAATTCAAGGACCCAGGGAGTTTTAACCTTCCCGTGTCTATAGGTGCTTTATTAGTAGCCAATGCTTTATTAGATTTGGGAGCAAGCGTAAATATAATTCCTTTGCCAATGCTGAAGAAAATAGGTGATTTGGAGATTAAACCCACCAAGATGACTTTAAAGTTAGCTGATCAAGTAACCAAGTATCcatatggtgtggttgaagatgttctcgtcaaggtggataaattcatatttcctgtggattttgttgtgatggacatgaaagaagatgaggaggTTCCCTTGATACTTGGAAGACCCTTTATGAAGACTGCTAGAATCATAGTTGATGTCGACAAAGGAGAACTTCAAGTTAGAACTCAAGATGAGGAG GGGAAGAATGTGTACAGAAGGATGGATCACAGAGATATTCCACCTTGA